The stretch of DNA CACGGAGGAAGGTTCGCGCGATCGGATCGAGGCGATCGAGCGGAATCCGGTTGCCGGCGAACGGCAGGCAACTGCCGCCCGCAACGATCGTCTCCGGATCGCAGATGGGCGCGCTGCCCGCGAAGTTGCCGTCGCGCGCGGCCAGCGACGGCACCGAGAACGTTCGCGTCAGGGAGCGCTGCAGGTGCTGGCCTTCATAGCTGCCGAAAAAGAACGTGCGGCTTCGCACGATGGGCCCGCCGAAGGAACCGCCGAACTGGTGCTGCCGCAGCGGCGGCACGGCCTGGCCGGCCGGCAGAAAGAAGTTCGGCGCGTCGAACGCATCATTCCGGTAGAACTCGAACAGGGTGCCGCCGATCGTGTTCGTGCCGGCCTTCGTCGCAACGTTGATCAACGCCGACGCCTTGCCGCCGAACTCCGCCGGGTACATGGACTTCTGGATCTTGAACTCCTCGATGGAATCGACCGAGGGACTGATCACCAGGTTGTTGAACAGCTCGTCGGTGACCTTGAGGCCGTCCAGCAGGTAGATGTTGTGTCCCGAGCGCTGCCCGCCGACATTGGGGAGAGGGCCCGCCTGCTGCAGCGCGTCGCCGCGCGTCCCGCTCGGCGGCAGCACGACCGAATCGCTGAGCTGCGCCAACGCGAGGAAGTTGCGGCCGCTGATCGGCAGATGCAGGACCTCGCGCGTGCCGATGACGTCGCTGATCTCGGCATTGGCGGTCTGGAGGAGCGGGACGTCCGATGCCGTCACGGTGACGTCTTCCGCTCTCGCTGCAGCGGCCAGCACGATCTCGAGCTGGAGGGTGCGGCCGATCTCGAGCGGCACACGTGTCGTGCGCGGCTGAAACCCGCTCATCGAAACCGTCAGCTCCCATGCCCCGATTCTGAGGGCCGGAAGGAAGAAGCGCCCGTCGCGATCGGTCGTGCGCGACGCGACGGTGCCGCTCGCCGCATGCGTGGCGGTCACGATCGCGCCGGGGACGACGCCTCCCGTCGCGTCGCGCACCAGCCCGCTGATCTCGCCGGTGTTCGTCTGCGCGGCTGCGCCGGCGAGCCCGTTCAACCACAGCACGAACAGGGCGCAGAGCCCGCGAGAAACTCTTCGATGCCCCATCGTCGGACGCCTCGGTGTGTCGGGCAGAACGCCCGGACATTCTACGCCACGAGTGCGAAGACCAACCACACCGCGCCGGGTTGCGCGACGGCAGCGACGCTCAGAACTGCAGGCGCAACACGGCTCGCACGGTCCTGGGCAGCGTCGGATGCGTGTGGATGTCGTCGACGCCGGCGGCCGGCTCTCCCCTGAGACGCGACGTGTAGAAGTAGTCCACGTCGCTGGCCCTTGCGTTCAGCACGTTGAACGCGTCGAAGACGACATGGACGCGCGGCGTCAGGTGATAGCCGATCTGCGCGTTCACGAGACTGGTGGCCTTCGATCGCACGCTGTCGTCCTCGATCAAGGGCCGCGGTCCGAAGTAGCGGAGCCGGGCGCTGCCGAAAGCGCCGCGCGTCGTCTCGACCGTCACGCCGAGCGACGCCACGACGCGCGCCGCGCCGGGAATCCGAATCCCCGCCGGGTCGTCGTCCGTGAATCGCGCGTCCGACCAGGCAAGATCGGCGTCCGCGGTCAACACAGAAGACAGCCGGAGGTAATTGGTCCACTCGATACCGTGACGACGGCTGGGCCGACTCGCTTCGGTGGTGCCGGCGTCGCCGATGAAGAGCAGCTCCGATGCGAGGTCGAGCCGCCAGATCGCGACGGTGGACTGGAGCCGCGGGATCGCGATCGTCCGAATGCCCACCTCGCTTCCCGTGGCACGAACCAGGGGCGTCACGGGCTCGACCGCGTCACCCGACGACGGGTCGCGCGTGATCGTCGCGCCTCGTGCATCGTTGCTGTGGTGTCCTGTGCCCGCGCTCACGTAGAGCTCCGTCTTCCGCCAGGGCCCCAGGATGACGCCGCCCTTCGGGCTCACGAGCGTGGAGGCGGCCGTCCCGGAATTCGCCGGATCGTCGGCATCGACGCGAAAACGATACGCGTCCAGCCTGAGGCCCGCCGTGGTGCGCAGCCAGGGCAGCCAGCGCAGCTCGTTCGTGACGAATGCACCGGCCGATGTCTGCGCGACCGCGTCCTGCCGCGTGACGCCGATACGCCGGCGTGCTGCGGTTCGGAACAGGCCGACGAGAGGAACGTCGTCGTGGCGGATCTGAACGCCGTACGTGCTTTCGCCGGTACGCCCGGCCCAGCGCACGCGGCGCGTCTGCGTGACGCGCCCGCCGGTCACCCATCGCCGGTCGGCCTGCTCGAACTGATCGCCGCGATCGAGATCCTCGAGGAAGTAGGTGAAGTTGGAGAACAGGTTCAGCCGATAACGTGACGCGTAGGCGGTCGCGCGAGTGAGCGTGGTCGCTGACGTGCGCTGGAACTCCGCCACCGCCGCGTAGCGCGCCGTTTCTCCGCCATCCGTCGTATCGACGGTCCCGAACCGCGAGAGCGTCCCATCGGCAATCGCGCGATCCGGCACCTGGTCGGTCGAGTTCCAGCGGCTGCGGTAGGCCATGCCGGTGAGCGAGAACGCATTCTGCCCATTCCCCTGGCTGTAACGCAGCACTGCGTTGACCTTGCGATAGTCATCGGGCAGCGCCCACGGACCGTCGTGGTGATTCACTTCCAGCGCGCCGAGCAACGTGCCGCGGCCGACGCGCGGAGACGCGGCCAGCAGCGCTCTAGACCAGCCGTCCTGACCCGCGCTCATGCTGGCAAGAGCGTGCGGCAGGACGTTCGCGTAGTTGATGTTCGCCGAACCGGCGGCCGCGAAGTCGCCGTCCTGCGCGTCGTAGGGCCCCTTGCGGAATTGCACGCCGGTGACGAGCTCGGGAATCAGGAAGTTGAGGTCCGAATAGCCCTGGCCATGGGCATGCGTCGGCAGGTTGATCGGGAGGCCGGCCACGGTCGTCGCGAAGTCCGTCCCGTGATCCAAGTTGAAGCCACGCAGGTAGTACTGGTTGGCTTTGCCCTCCCCGCTGTGCTGGCTGATGATGACGCCCGGCACGGCCTCGAGCACCTCACCGGCGCGCATGATCGGCCGTGCGGCGATCTGCCTCGCCGTCACCGCTCCCTCGCTCGCGGCCGTGGCGATGCCGACGAGGCTCTCTTCCGGATGCGGCAGATCCGCGAGATTGCGAAACGTGTCGGCCGCCGTGACGACGACCGCCGCGTCGAGCGCGAGCAGCATCGTCACGTCCACACGGGCGGGAGCCGTCGCGGAGACCGCGACGCCGCGTCGCCGCACGTCCGCGAAGTTCAGGAACTGGAAGGTGACGACGTATTGCCCGGCCGGCACTCCGGCGAACGCGTAGCGGCCGGACGCGTCGGTCACCGTGACCTGCGTCGTCCTCCGGTCGGTCGAGGTGACCTGCACCGAGACTCCGGATAGGACGGCGCCGCTCTGGTCGAGCACCTGGCCCGACAGCGGTGGAACGACCGCCTGCGCCGCGGCCGCCGTCACGACGACAGCACTCAGGAGGACGAAGACGAAGGCACGGAGAGCTGAGCGGTCCCTGCGAAGGAACGGCACCGCATCCAGACGATCGATCACCATCACACTCACTCCGGCGGCTATCGTCTCACGAGCATCAGCCAGACGATGCCGTGCGGAAGCACTTCTGCCGACGGTGCTGGGCGAAACAGCGTCCTCGAGGCGATCAGGCATGCTGCGCGCCGAAGCGAGCGTTACGTTTGAGCAGCAGTAATCGGCATTGCGGCTGGCGGATCAGT from Acidobacteriota bacterium encodes:
- a CDS encoding TonB-dependent receptor, with the protein product MVIDRLDAVPFLRRDRSALRAFVFVLLSAVVVTAAAAQAVVPPLSGQVLDQSGAVLSGVSVQVTSTDRRTTQVTVTDASGRYAFAGVPAGQYVVTFQFLNFADVRRRGVAVSATAPARVDVTMLLALDAAVVVTAADTFRNLADLPHPEESLVGIATAASEGAVTARQIAARPIMRAGEVLEAVPGVIISQHSGEGKANQYYLRGFNLDHGTDFATTVAGLPINLPTHAHGQGYSDLNFLIPELVTGVQFRKGPYDAQDGDFAAAGSANINYANVLPHALASMSAGQDGWSRALLAASPRVGRGTLLGALEVNHHDGPWALPDDYRKVNAVLRYSQGNGQNAFSLTGMAYRSRWNSTDQVPDRAIADGTLSRFGTVDTTDGGETARYAAVAEFQRTSATTLTRATAYASRYRLNLFSNFTYFLEDLDRGDQFEQADRRWVTGGRVTQTRRVRWAGRTGESTYGVQIRHDDVPLVGLFRTAARRRIGVTRQDAVAQTSAGAFVTNELRWLPWLRTTAGLRLDAYRFRVDADDPANSGTAASTLVSPKGGVILGPWRKTELYVSAGTGHHSNDARGATITRDPSSGDAVEPVTPLVRATGSEVGIRTIAIPRLQSTVAIWRLDLASELLFIGDAGTTEASRPSRRHGIEWTNYLRLSSVLTADADLAWSDARFTDDDPAGIRIPGAARVVASLGVTVETTRGAFGSARLRYFGPRPLIEDDSVRSKATSLVNAQIGYHLTPRVHVVFDAFNVLNARASDVDYFYTSRLRGEPAAGVDDIHTHPTLPRTVRAVLRLQF